CACATCGTCGTATTGATCTTCCAGTGAGGCCCACTGAAGACCGGCTTCACCGTGCTCAGCGGGTAGAGGTAGTTGTGATATCCATAAGCAAAGTCGCAGATGTTCATCACCAGGATGCCCATCAGCGAAAAGCCGCGCAGCACATCCATGCTGCCGATGCGCTCCGTGCGACCCACAGGCCGGGTTGCGTTCAACTCCACCTGGGCCGGCCCAGCCAGCTCCTCGGGAGTACCAGGCGCGATTACGCCCTCATCGGGATTCACTCCAGCCACACTCGCCATGACTCCTCCAGAAGCACTCGCTCGTCCTTGGCCCCAGAATCGCGTACACGTCGATTCACTGCATTTTCACCGCAGTATCCCACTCATACCCCCGCCAATCAAGCGAAATCGCATGCCACGGTCCTTCCACCGACGTCCCCAGACCCTGCAAAGAGCAGCGAACTCTGCAGCCGACCAGCCGCAGCCGCCCCACTATCAGAATCAATCCATCACAAAACCTCTGAGCCATGGAATCTCAACCACAGAACGCAGGAACTACGAACGAAAAGAATCAATGAACGAAAACAGATCAGAACGAAAAATAAATCAGAAGAAAGTGGCGTGTTTTTAGGAGCCGATTTTGATGGTGTTTCGTCACCACGTTTGCCACGCATTCCACCACGATCACACCATCAAAAAACCACGTCCAGACAACACGTTTTCGCAAAAATACCTTGAAAAACACTCATTTACCACGCAATAAAAATTCACGAACTTCGCATCCTGCATCCAACAGACATGTCCTCCTCCCCCACCCCGCCGCCCGAGAAACGACAAGCCTTCTGCAGCCCCCTCCTGCTGATCGTCATCACCTGCGTCGTTGTCGGAGTGATCGCGCTCTTCCTTATCCTGCGCCCCAATCCCAGCGGCAAGAGCCAAACCAGCCCCACCGCTCCTCCCGCTGCATCGCAATGACGCATTTTTCGTAACGCAAGCAAAAAAAGGCAGACTCGAAAGAGTCTGCCTTTTCAGCTTGATCCAAGCCAACATCGACGTAAGCCGCGAAGGCCCATCATGCAAATAGGAAACTAGCGGCCACCGCGTAGAACAACAGCCAGATTGACCGGAACAGCAGTGGGCTGGTTGTCCAGCGTACCCGGAGTGAAGCGATAATGACTGACCGCATTCAGAACGTTGCGGTCCATCATCGGGTTGACCGACTGAATGATCTTTAGATCCGTAGGTTTGCCGCTCGCGTCGACTGTCATCGCAACAACTGCAGTTCTATCAAACTGGGCCGTTGGAGCGAAGTCGGCGTCCGATTCGACCGCGACGGTGTAAATCAGCTTGGGAGCATTGACACCGGTGGAGATCCGAAGAGGAGCAGCTGACGTGGACCCTCGATCCGACTCGGAGCCAGTAAACGTGGGGGCAACCAATTCAGAGCGCAGGCTGGGCGCAGCAGTCTGAGTTTTTGCAGGCGAATTTGCCTGAGCGTGAAGCAACATGGGGGACAGGACTAGGGCGGCCACAATGATTCGACGCATAATATTTATCTCTAGGGCAAATGTTCCCAACATCACGATAATCCACTCGAAATACTACTGTCAACAAGATAATAAAAAACAAAACAACCCATTTATCATCAGCTGTTTTACGTTCGAGATCCCTTGCCGCATTAGAAAAATAACCAGCTAAATAAATTTACGTGTTCGTTATTTTTCGCTCCGGCGCAGCGAAGACATCTGAAATTTCCGGCCTTATCGTGAACTCGGACTCCCGGCATCAGACCTCAGAAATGTCTCCGAAGATTGAGTCTTAGATCCGGGAAGCTCCAGCCTGCGGACCGTGTGAAAAGCTCCATCGAGCCGTTGCCAAAGAAACTGCGGTCGAGACCCAGCCGCCTCCCCAACACTGCTAACATGCAATTCAATGAAAGTTTTAGTCATCGACATCGGAGGTACCAACGTAAAAGTCGCCTCCACAGATATGCGCGTCCCTGTCAAGATCCCGTCCGGTCCTAACATGACCGCTGAACAGATGACAAAGGACGTCCTCGCTGCCACCGCCGGCTGGACTTACGATTGCGTATCCATTGGCTATCCAGGTCCTGTGGTCCACCATCGCCCGATCGCAGAGCCTCATAACCTTGGCGGAGGCTGGATCGATTTTCCTTACGAAAAAGAGTTTGGAAAGCCCCTTCGCTTCATCAACGATGCTGCGATGCAGGCTCTTGGCGGCTACAAGGGTGGCCGCATGCTCTTCCTCGGCACCGGCACCGGCCTGGGCTCGGCAATGATCTTCGATGGTATCGTCATCCCGCTCGAACTCGCTCATTTGCCTTATAAGAAAGGGCTCACCTACGAACAGTACATCGGTCTCGTGGGCCTGGAACGTCGTGGCGTCAAGCGCTGGAGGAAGTCAGTCCTCGACATTATTAGTCGCCTCCAGGCCGGAATGGTCTGCGACTCCGTTCTTCTCGGCGGCGGCAACGCGAAACTCATGAAGTCGCTCCCCAATCATGTGATTCTGGGCGCAAACACCAACGCAATCGACGGTGGCATCAAACTCTGGGAGGACGCCCCCGCTTCTTCCAAACAGACAAGCGCAGTGGCTAAATCTTCAAAGTCCTGAACACCCAGCGAACAACCGAAGGGCGATTCGACGATCCCTTGTTGCATCTGAACGTCTTCGAGCGCAGCGACGCCATCTACCAAAGATCGCACCCACCTGTAATCTAAAAAACTCTTACCGGAGACATCAATGGCTAACAAATATGGCGAAGCCGCTCTCATAGCGGCCCGCATGGATACTTACGGCAAGTTCATCACACCTGCAGCTCGCTGGGAACAGGCGACCGCAAAACTCTATCCGACCAGTCCTTCGGCTCAGCGAAAGGGAGGCCCAAGGTTCGCTTTTTTAAGTCTCTGTGAAGCCGGCCTGGTTAAGGGCATTCCCGCCGGGCAATATGCTCCATCCAACAAAGCCAAAGCCTATGCTCTTCGTGCCGTTGCGCTACTCAACGCGGGTACGCACAAGACTGTCAACACACTCTGGGCCGAGGTTACCGACGGCGAAGACATCGCCCATAACTGCCAGATGGACGTCGTTCTAGCTCTTTGGAAGAACGACCTGATCGTCCGCAACGCTTAGGTCATCCTTCGCCACTGCGTCGCGGCCGGCGCAGAAGGGAATCTAACGGATCCCGCAAGATCAACCTCTTGCATCTGCACCAATTAGGAGTATTCTTCTTCCATCAATCGAGACGTATCCGGCCGCCCCGGAAACCAAACATGGAGGAACAGCGATGCTTCATTTGCTTTGGACGGCTCTCATCGGTCTTGTCGTCGGCGCACTCGCCAAACTGATCATGCCAGGGAAAGAGCCTGGCGGCATCTTCATTACCATGCTGATCGGTATAGCAGGGTCCTTCCTCGGGACCTTCCTCGGGCGCGCGATCGGTCACTATGAGCCTGATCAATCCGCCGGCTTTCTTATGTCGCTTGTCGGCGCCCTTATTCTGCTAGGTATCTACAACCTTATTCGACGCAGTCGAGCAACAACTTAGAAGAAAGTTTTGGATATACAGCAGTTGACGCGGCCCGACGGGATATCCCTGTCGTAATCATAGCTGTGTTAATGAGTCTTCTACCGAACCAACCCGATTGCGGACTCTGACGCACGAGCAGCAGGGCCCTCGGCGTACTGCCGCACCACATCGCCAAACTCCGCCATGGCCACCGGTTTCGCGATAAAGTTGCCCTGTGCCTCGTCGCACTTTCTCCTCAACAGGAAACGCATCTGCTCATCGGTTTCGACACCTTCTGCCACGACCTTGATGTTGAGTCCGTGAGACATTGCGATGATCGTGCGAACCACTGCTGCAGCATTGGCGTCGGTTCCAGCCTTCTTCACAAAGCTCTGATCGATCTTTAACTGATCAACCTGATACTCCAGCAGATACGAGAAACTGCAAAACCCTGTGCCGAAGTCGTCGATAGAAATACGCACTCCCAACTCCCGCATCTTCTGCAGCTTTTCCAGAACATGTTCAGAGTTCACCATCAGCATATTTTCCGTAATCTCGATCTGCAGTCTTTCTGGAGACAGGCCGCTCTTCGACAGCGAGTGTTCAACCAGAGGAACGAGATTTTTCTGCTGAAACTGCCGCGGCGATAGATTAATTGAAA
The nucleotide sequence above comes from Tunturibacter empetritectus. Encoded proteins:
- a CDS encoding TonB family protein; translation: MRRIIVAALVLSPMLLHAQANSPAKTQTAAPSLRSELVAPTFTGSESDRGSTSAAPLRISTGVNAPKLIYTVAVESDADFAPTAQFDRTAVVAMTVDASGKPTDLKIIQSVNPMMDRNVLNAVSHYRFTPGTLDNQPTAVPVNLAVVLRGGR
- a CDS encoding ROK family protein — its product is MKVLVIDIGGTNVKVASTDMRVPVKIPSGPNMTAEQMTKDVLAATAGWTYDCVSIGYPGPVVHHRPIAEPHNLGGGWIDFPYEKEFGKPLRFINDAAMQALGGYKGGRMLFLGTGTGLGSAMIFDGIVIPLELAHLPYKKGLTYEQYIGLVGLERRGVKRWRKSVLDIISRLQAGMVCDSVLLGGGNAKLMKSLPNHVILGANTNAIDGGIKLWEDAPASSKQTSAVAKSSKS
- a CDS encoding DUF6979 family protein, whose translation is MANKYGEAALIAARMDTYGKFITPAARWEQATAKLYPTSPSAQRKGGPRFAFLSLCEAGLVKGIPAGQYAPSNKAKAYALRAVALLNAGTHKTVNTLWAEVTDGEDIAHNCQMDVVLALWKNDLIVRNA
- a CDS encoding GlsB/YeaQ/YmgE family stress response membrane protein, whose protein sequence is MLHLLWTALIGLVVGALAKLIMPGKEPGGIFITMLIGIAGSFLGTFLGRAIGHYEPDQSAGFLMSLVGALILLGIYNLIRRSRATT